The genomic segment CCCTACTTCTTGCCCTCTCCCATAGTTCAGCAGCAGTCCTTATACCTATGAACCAATTTCTAAAGTTGTTGCACTGAGATCCCACGTGAAAAGTAATACCGTAGGGTATGAGATTTTTTTCTCTGGCATATTCCAGTAAGTCTATGGCAGTGTCCAAATCTACGCCGAATTTCTTGGAAAGTGGCCAATCACTTCCTTCATTTGGAACAACCACTCTTACATATACTCTCGCCCTCTTCATTACCTTTGCTATCTTATCTACCTCCGTATAAGAATCCACCGCAAATCTATCCATTCCTACTTGTTTACAATACTCTATAAAGTCAAAAGGTTTAACTGGGTTGCTGGATATTATCCTGTTTGGGCTAACTCCGGATTGAAGCACCTTACTCAACTCTTGGCTAGAGGCCACTTCAAAGTGAGAACCTAACTCCGCAAGGGACTTTATTATTCTCTCGTGGTCATTTGCTTTGACTGCGTAGTAAATATTAAAGTTGGAAAAGTGATACTTTAGTTCAATGTATCTACGCCTTATTCCGTTTAGGTCCATGCAGAGCACAGGAGTTTTTTCTGGACGCAGATATGGTATGATGTGCTTTCTCTCCTCAATAAAGGAAAAAAAGGCTTTTTTTGCAAATTCAAACTGGATAGCCTTGTGGTCAACCGAGCTCTTAAGCATGCAAAAAAATTTAATCTAAGTGAACTCCTTGTGAATACCCTCCATCTGAATTCTCTCTATTATTCTTCTGGCTATAGGCGCAGCCACACCGCCACCTGAGCCACCGTGTTCTACCAAAACTCCGATGATGAAATGTGGGTTTCTGTAAGGATAGAACCCCACAAACCAAGCATGGTCTCTAAGGCGATAGGGTAGTGTTTTTCTTCTTGCGCTGATTGCTGCTACCTGAGCTGTTCCAGTTTTCCCAGCTATTTCTGCCATTGGAGAGTTAGCCAATAGGCCAGTGCCAGACCTTACCACATCCCTCATAGCTTCTCTAACAATGGCAAAATACTCCGGCGGAGCTTTGACAACTTTATAAACTACTTTTTTGTTTTTCCATATTAACCTTCCATTAGGATCCCTTACTTCTTTAATGAGTGTGGGTCTGTAGATGACTCCGTCATTAACTATCCCCATTACCATTAAACACTGCTGAAGTAGAGTAGCCTTTAGGTGCCCTTGTCCTATGGACATATTTACCGTATCGCCACCATACCACGGTTCCTTTTTGTTTTTTCTTTTCCACTCTGGATTTGGCAATATTCCGCTGGAATTGGGAAGCTCAAAGGGAACAGATTCACCAAAGGAAAACTGCCTTAGAATACTCTCCATCTTCCTGGGACCAAGTTTGTAATAACAATAGTGGTAAAAGTACACGTCGCAAGAATCCCTTATGGCGGTCTTTAGATTTACCCACCCGTGTCCATCTCTTTTCCAGCAGTAGAAAACTCTATTACCCAATGGAAAAGATCCTTTACAAACTACCCCTTCTTTAATACTAACACCCTGTTGGAGAAGACCTACAGCCAATCCGACCTTTATTACAGATCCGGGTGGATAATAGGCCTGAAGGGTTCTATTGAAGAGAGGATTTAAAGGATCCTTTTGATACTCGTCCCACATCTGGTATATCTTGTTTGGGTCATAAGAAGGATAGCTTACCAAAGCAAGCACTTCTCCGCTATCTGCCTTCAGTATCAAGATAGCCCCAGCTTTGTGCCCTGATTCCTT from the Thermocrinis sp. genome contains:
- a CDS encoding type III PLP-dependent enzyme, whose product is MLKSSVDHKAIQFEFAKKAFFSFIEERKHIIPYLRPEKTPVLCMDLNGIRRRYIELKYHFSNFNIYYAVKANDHERIIKSLAELGSHFEVASSQELSKVLQSGVSPNRIISSNPVKPFDFIEYCKQVGMDRFAVDSYTEVDKIAKVMKRARVYVRVVVPNEGSDWPLSKKFGVDLDTAIDLLEYAREKNLIPYGITFHVGSQCNNFRNWFIGIRTAAELWERARSRGLKLQMLNIGGGIPVKYSYEALSIEDIAYYVKGLMQKFFPILPHELQIEPGRGIVGDQGIMVCRVIGKGKRGEDNWFYIDTGVFNGLAEALGGIRYAFYIDREGELKEWTIGGVSCDSMDVVARNVALPEPEVGDYLYILSAGAYTTVYAAPFNGFPIPEVIFP
- the mrdA gene encoding penicillin-binding protein 2: MKRRNFILFFVLSFVLYLILVFRLFYLQVLKGNYYKDLSKRNYIRRRIIYSQRGDILDRHYKKLAYDVPEYAIFLDPKIMQEKEVVEQTLKNLREIFGIEISTQSLLDKYNSIEPVLIKKLADQSEIDAFYNNSYRLPGVFINTIPKRFYPMGEECAHIIGYVGYPTKKQLEVYKDRISHQSLVGRQGLEKALEESLQGAVGAEELIVNAVGKVVGVYKQTNPKRGNTVVLTVDSRIQKIAYEVFKESGHKAGAILILKADSGEVLALVSYPSYDPNKIYQMWDEYQKDPLNPLFNRTLQAYYPPGSVIKVGLAVGLLQQGVSIKEGVVCKGSFPLGNRVFYCWKRDGHGWVNLKTAIRDSCDVYFYHYCYYKLGPRKMESILRQFSFGESVPFELPNSSGILPNPEWKRKNKKEPWYGGDTVNMSIGQGHLKATLLQQCLMVMGIVNDGVIYRPTLIKEVRDPNGRLIWKNKKVVYKVVKAPPEYFAIVREAMRDVVRSGTGLLANSPMAEIAGKTGTAQVAAISARRKTLPYRLRDHAWFVGFYPYRNPHFIIGVLVEHGGSGGGVAAPIARRIIERIQMEGIHKEFT